In Gadus morhua chromosome 2, gadMor3.0, whole genome shotgun sequence, a single window of DNA contains:
- the cramp1 gene encoding protein cramped-like isoform X3: MTLGSREGIGVDGRRNSSRKPEGCEEEEDGETGSEDRDTKGDGAESLHPSTAGSPGLPGPVPPGPVLTEPGPGSAPPPLTSTEPTPPSHDQHHFLRSSVRPPSKRIRKDSVGPAGDGPGGSRSRGAEGGSSSQGASGPSGSAAGAAAGGVSKASRGPADKEEQAGNQKRARRQWESWSAEDKNSFFEGLYEHGKDFEAIQNNIAMKYKKRGKPANMVKNKEQVRHFYYRTWHKISKHIDFANVYTRVLKKSSQELYGLICYAELRKKVGGLMDDKNVTKLNELIQNGATTVRSKGRNLRIKAPMCRALKKLCDPDGMSEEEDQRPARLPLKVAVELQPRTNHSWARVQSLAHNPRLRMMVELHRTVASLIEYLKHKWAFHDERILKSLREREALEGPAGPGPTPPGRPRAEELFLYPAECSTVTALPGVARVVHSKASCTVHWQESGRARPGGGARPGAKDLQTAQILGIHGPAPPPRGGPRAGRGADPRRAEPPPASDPPAEPGGDERKAPPPVAPPPSQTSSGPKVEAGNGEGPDAWAGPPEETGGGPPGAPSPGPERRPCGGVEDTPAAAPSPDTKPPGARGEEGGAPRPPSALEEKERLAEAIREGGWSVGGADGVTLAELYLMLGRPSKLQLEYEWQPAPPPPDPAPAGPPAPQPRPPSANRVLRCLLRLVATEVNPKPLAPEQGSSAPSPLKLPQEEQSGALTPPGKGPAPAVRSPGCGRQPPSLRGPKALLPNAAAGGRHLPRSLLGAAPGGDQEGGVFAIPTTLPPNSSRHSRMFSPNKEAQLAFRQQLDSISMQSDLFLAKQKKPRSRQLRKPLVVQRTLLPRTTGDTPPHVCSFSILSNSPAAGTGSFRPIQTRLAPTSRPLPSKASPANPSLSRAIDLAAKSAGIIPASPSREGSSDLRGHALLDPAAGGDGDLRPDLRPDPGLLQHNGPESGPPPPRGRDPVLPPPSVASLLDISLPGPPEESMPPGDGHAHISDSIIELAINSSHFGEDSALSSTKLGSSNGSKLLAASPPGSPSHGWIPSPSHDPQWYPSDSSDSTLGCLLSSLVSPDKGRRPCPSGPSSGTALLGPSLLDCNSHDSFQSRGLPDVAEMDSQLACMMSESSVDYIARFNDLAQELAVTEPSHPPPP, from the exons ATGACATTGGGCTCCAGGGAGGGAATCGGTGTCGATGGACGGAGGAATTCGTCCCGAAAGCCAGAAggttgtgaggaggaggaggacggggagacgGGGAGCGAGGATCGCGATACAAAGGGAGACGGAGCGGAGAGCCTTCATCCATCAACCGCAGGCAGCCCGGGGCTCCCCGGCCCGGTGCCCCCCGGCCCGGTGCTGACCGAGCCCGGACCCGGCTCGGCACCACCGCCCCTAACCTCCACTGAACCCACTCCCCCGAGTCACGACCAGCATCATTTTCTCCGATCCAGCGTTCGTCCACCGAGCAAGCGGATCCGGAAGGACTCGGTCGGCCCGGCCGGCGACGGGCCCGGTGGGTCTAGGTCCAGAG GTGCAGAGGgtggctcctcctcccaggGGGCCTCGGGGCCGTCCGGCTCGGCTGCGGGGGCCGCGGCCGGGGGGGTGTCGAAGGCGTCCCGGGGCCCGGCCGACAAAGAAGAGCAGGCGGGGAACCAGAAGAGGGCCCGGCGCCAGTGGGAGTCCTGGAGCGCAGAGGACAAGAACAGCTTCTTCGAGGGGCTGTACGAG catgGGAAGGACTTTGAGGCCATCCAGAACAACATCGCCATGAAGTACAAGAAGAGGGGCAAGCCGGCCAACATGGTGAAGAACAAGGAGCAGGTCCGCCACTTCTACTACCGCACCTGGCACAAGATCTCCAAACACATCGACTTCGCCAACG TGTACACCCGGGTGCTGAAGAAGTCGTCCCAGGAGCTGTACGGACTCATCTGCTACGCCGAGCTGCGCAAGAAAGTAGGAGGAC TCATGGACGATAAGAATGTGACGAAGCTCAACGAGCTCATCCAGaatgg GGCCACCACAGTGCGCTCCAAGGGAAGGAACCTGCGGATCAAAGCCCCCATGTGCCGGGCCCTGAAGAAGCTGTGTGACCCAGACG ggatgagtgaggaggaggaccagaggccCGCCCGCCTCCCCCTGAAGGTGGCCGTGGAGCTGCAGCCGCGCACCAACCACTCCTGGGCCCGCGTCCAGAGCCTGGCCCACAACCCGCGCCTCAG GATGATGGTGGAGCTCCACCGCACGGTGGCCAGCCTCATCGAGTACCTGAAGCACAAGTGGGCCTTCCACGACGAGCGCATC CTGAAGAGTCTGCGGGAGCGGGAGGCTCTGGAGGGCCCCGCGGGCCCCGGGCCCACCCCCCCGGGCCGGCCCCGGGCGGAGGAGCTGTTCCTGTACCCGGCGGAGTGCAGCACGGTGACGGCGCTGCCGGGCGTGGCCCGCGTGGTGCACTCCAAGGCCTCGTGCACCGTGCACTGGCAGGAGAGCGGCCGGGCgcggcccggggggggggcgcgccccgGGGCCAAGGACCTGCAGACCGCCCAGATCCTGGGCATCCACGGCCCTGCCCCGCCGCCCCGCGGGGGGCCCCGGGCCGGGCGAGGGGCCGACCCCCGGCGGGCCGAGCCCCCGCCCGCCTCCGATCCGCCCGCCGAGCCTGGGGGGGATGAGAggaaggccccgccccctgtggcccctcccccctcccagacgAGCTCGGGGCCCAAGGTGGAGGCGGGAAACGGAGAGGGGCCCGACGCCTGGGCCGGCCCCCCCGAGGAGACGGGcggcgggcccccgggggccccctcGCCCGGTCCGGAGAGGCGCCCCTGCGGCGGCGTGGAGGAcacgcccgccgccgccccctccccggACACCAAgcccccgggggcccgcggcgaggagggcggggccccgcggccccccagcgcgctggaggagaaggagcggcTGGCGGAGGCCATccgggaggggggctggagcgTGGGGGGGGCGGACGGCGTGACGCTGGCGGAGCTCTACCTGATGCTGGGGCGGCCCAGCAAGCTGCAGCTGGAGTACGAGTGgcagccggccccgcccccccccgaccccgcccccgccggcccccccgcccctcagcCACGCCCCCCCAGCGCCAACCGGGTGCTGCGCTGCCTGCTGAGGCTGGTGGCCACCGAGGTCAACCCCAAGCCGCTG gctccaGAGCAGGGCTCCAGCGCCCCGTCGCCCCTCAAGCTGCCCCAGGAGGAGCAGAGCGGGGCCCTCACCCCCCCGGGGaagggccccgcccccgccgtcCGCAGCCCGGGCTGTGGCCgccagcccccctccctgcgGGGGCCCAAGGCCCTCCTGCCCAACGCCGCCGCCG gGGGGCGCCACCTGCCCCGCTCCCTGCTGGGCGCGGCGCCGGGCGGGGACCAGGAGGGCGGGGTGTTCGCCATCCCCACCACGCTGCCGCCCAACAGCTCCCGACACTCCCGCATGTTCTCCCCCAACAAGGAGGCGCAGCTGGCCTTCAGGCAGCAGCTGGACTCCATCAGC ATGCAGTCCGATCTCTTCCTGGCCAAGCAGAAGAAACCACGCAGCAGACAGCTCCGCAAGCCCCTGGTGGTTCAG AGGACCCTGCTGCCGCGGACCACCGGGGACACGCCCCCCCACGtctgctccttctccatccTGTCCAACTCCCCCGCCGCAG GAACCGGCTCCTTCCGGCCAATCCAGACGCGCCTGGCCCCCAcgtcccgccccctcccctccaaagCGTCTCCCGCCAACCCCAGCCTCTCGC GTGCGATCGACCTGGCAGCCAAGTCTGCAGGCATCATCCCGGCCAGCCCCTCCAGGGAGGGGTCCTCGGACCTGCGGGGCCACGCCCTGCTGGACCCCGCGGCCGGGGGCGACGGGGACCTCCGCCCGGACCTCCGCCCGGACCCCGGCCTGCTGCAGCACAACGGCCCCGAG AGCGGGCCCCCTCCGCCCAGGGGCCGGGACCCCGTCCTGCCCCCGCCCAGCGTGGCCTCCCTCCTGGACATCtccctccccggcccccccgaGGAGAGCATGCCGCCGGGGGACGGCCACGCCCACATCAGCGACTCCATCATCGAGCTGGCCATCAACTCCTCCCACTtcg gtgaggaCTCGGCCCTGTCCTCCACCAAGCTGGGCTCCAGTAACGGCTCCAAGCTGCTGGCGGCGTCGCCCCCCGGCAGCCCCTCCCACGGCTGGATCCCCTCGCCCAGCCACGACCCCCAGTGGTACCCCAGCGACTCCTCTGACTCCACGCTGGGCTGCctgctct cCAGCCTGGTGTCTCCTGATAAGGGCCGCCGGCCGTGCCCCTCCGGGCCCTCCAGCGGGACGGCCCTGCTGGGGCCCAGCCTCCTGGACTGCAACTCCCACGACTCCTTCCAGTCCCGGGGCCTCCCGGACGTGGCCGAG ATGGACAGCCAGCTGGCCTGCATGATGAGCGAGAGCAGCGTGGACTACATCGCCCGCTTCAACGACCTCGCCCAGGAGCTGGCCGTGACGGAGCCCTcgcaccctcctccaccctga
- the jpt2 gene encoding jupiter microtubule associated homolog 2, with product MTSTNMFQGLDNAAKPSSRVLRPPGGTSSNLFGGYEEDAAPMRRPNHTSSSIFAPDEPRQVNTRRSNPPGGKASGIFGDDPAPQPRPVAPGRQSSNIFGGAEPAPPSKPKEEVIVTPEPELAVSPQLSPVELKEEEPILAPPASPVEEEAAAPLAVLEPAPEATPTCLQDDSGKNHEPHLGPKRRAHNRVLNPPGGKSSVVFY from the exons ATGACTTCAACCAACATGTTTCAAGGATTGGACAATGCTGCAAAACCAAGTTCAAG agttCTGCGGCCTCCGGGCGGTACCTCCAGCAACCTTTTCGGTGGCTATGAGGAAGACGCTGCGCCCATGAGACGGCCCAACCACACGTCGTCCTCCATCTTTGCTCCTGACGAACCTCGACAGGTCAACACCAGACGCTCCAACCCCCCAG GCGGGAAGGCCAGTGGTATATTCGGTGATGACCCGGCCCCCCAGCCCAGACCGGTGGCTCCAGGGAGACAAAGCAGCAACATCTTTGGAGGGGCAGAGCCCGCCCCCCCTAGTAAACCAAAG GAGGAGGTTATTGTGACGCCTGAACCGGAGCTAGCAG TGTCTCCCCAGCTGAGCCcggtggagctgaaggaggaggagccaatCTTGGCCCCGCCCGCTTCACCTGTCGAGGAGGAGGCCGCCGCCCCCCTGGCTGTCCTGGAGCCAGCGCCggaggccacgcccacctgtCTCCAAGACGACTCCGGCAAGAACCACGAGCCCCACCTGGGCCCCAAGCGCCGCGCGCACAACCGGGTGCTGAACCCCCCCGGAGGGAAGTCCAGCGTGGTGTTCTACTGA
- the cramp1 gene encoding protein cramped-like isoform X1, with protein MVKRKKSSSATEEPETGMTLGSREGIGVDGRRNSSRKPEGCEEEEDGETGSEDRDTKGDGAESLHPSTAGSPGLPGPVPPGPVLTEPGPGSAPPPLTSTEPTPPSHDQHHFLRSSVRPPSKRIRKDSVGPAGDGPGGSRSRGAEGGSSSQGASGPSGSAAGAAAGGVSKASRGPADKEEQAGNQKRARRQWESWSAEDKNSFFEGLYEHGKDFEAIQNNIAMKYKKRGKPANMVKNKEQVRHFYYRTWHKISKHIDFANVYTRVLKKSSQELYGLICYAELRKKVGGLMDDKNVTKLNELIQNGATTVRSKGRNLRIKAPMCRALKKLCDPDGMSEEEDQRPARLPLKVAVELQPRTNHSWARVQSLAHNPRLRMMVELHRTVASLIEYLKHKWAFHDERILKSLREREALEGPAGPGPTPPGRPRAEELFLYPAECSTVTALPGVARVVHSKASCTVHWQESGRARPGGGARPGAKDLQTAQILGIHGPAPPPRGGPRAGRGADPRRAEPPPASDPPAEPGGDERKAPPPVAPPPSQTSSGPKVEAGNGEGPDAWAGPPEETGGGPPGAPSPGPERRPCGGVEDTPAAAPSPDTKPPGARGEEGGAPRPPSALEEKERLAEAIREGGWSVGGADGVTLAELYLMLGRPSKLQLEYEWQPAPPPPDPAPAGPPAPQPRPPSANRVLRCLLRLVATEVNPKPLAPEQGSSAPSPLKLPQEEQSGALTPPGKGPAPAVRSPGCGRQPPSLRGPKALLPNAAAGGRHLPRSLLGAAPGGDQEGGVFAIPTTLPPNSSRHSRMFSPNKEAQLAFRQQLDSISMQSDLFLAKQKKPRSRQLRKPLVVQRTLLPRTTGDTPPHVCSFSILSNSPAAGTGSFRPIQTRLAPTSRPLPSKASPANPSLSRAIDLAAKSAGIIPASPSREGSSDLRGHALLDPAAGGDGDLRPDLRPDPGLLQHNGPESGPPPPRGRDPVLPPPSVASLLDISLPGPPEESMPPGDGHAHISDSIIELAINSSHFGEDSALSSTKLGSSNGSKLLAASPPGSPSHGWIPSPSHDPQWYPSDSSDSTLGCLLSSLVSPDKGRRPCPSGPSSGTALLGPSLLDCNSHDSFQSRGLPDVAEMDSQLACMMSESSVDYIARFNDLAQELAVTEPSHPPPP; from the exons ATggtgaagagaaagaagagctCGTCCGCCACCGAGGAGCCTGAGACCGG aATGACATTGGGCTCCAGGGAGGGAATCGGTGTCGATGGACGGAGGAATTCGTCCCGAAAGCCAGAAggttgtgaggaggaggaggacggggagacgGGGAGCGAGGATCGCGATACAAAGGGAGACGGAGCGGAGAGCCTTCATCCATCAACCGCAGGCAGCCCGGGGCTCCCCGGCCCGGTGCCCCCCGGCCCGGTGCTGACCGAGCCCGGACCCGGCTCGGCACCACCGCCCCTAACCTCCACTGAACCCACTCCCCCGAGTCACGACCAGCATCATTTTCTCCGATCCAGCGTTCGTCCACCGAGCAAGCGGATCCGGAAGGACTCGGTCGGCCCGGCCGGCGACGGGCCCGGTGGGTCTAGGTCCAGAG GTGCAGAGGgtggctcctcctcccaggGGGCCTCGGGGCCGTCCGGCTCGGCTGCGGGGGCCGCGGCCGGGGGGGTGTCGAAGGCGTCCCGGGGCCCGGCCGACAAAGAAGAGCAGGCGGGGAACCAGAAGAGGGCCCGGCGCCAGTGGGAGTCCTGGAGCGCAGAGGACAAGAACAGCTTCTTCGAGGGGCTGTACGAG catgGGAAGGACTTTGAGGCCATCCAGAACAACATCGCCATGAAGTACAAGAAGAGGGGCAAGCCGGCCAACATGGTGAAGAACAAGGAGCAGGTCCGCCACTTCTACTACCGCACCTGGCACAAGATCTCCAAACACATCGACTTCGCCAACG TGTACACCCGGGTGCTGAAGAAGTCGTCCCAGGAGCTGTACGGACTCATCTGCTACGCCGAGCTGCGCAAGAAAGTAGGAGGAC TCATGGACGATAAGAATGTGACGAAGCTCAACGAGCTCATCCAGaatgg GGCCACCACAGTGCGCTCCAAGGGAAGGAACCTGCGGATCAAAGCCCCCATGTGCCGGGCCCTGAAGAAGCTGTGTGACCCAGACG ggatgagtgaggaggaggaccagaggccCGCCCGCCTCCCCCTGAAGGTGGCCGTGGAGCTGCAGCCGCGCACCAACCACTCCTGGGCCCGCGTCCAGAGCCTGGCCCACAACCCGCGCCTCAG GATGATGGTGGAGCTCCACCGCACGGTGGCCAGCCTCATCGAGTACCTGAAGCACAAGTGGGCCTTCCACGACGAGCGCATC CTGAAGAGTCTGCGGGAGCGGGAGGCTCTGGAGGGCCCCGCGGGCCCCGGGCCCACCCCCCCGGGCCGGCCCCGGGCGGAGGAGCTGTTCCTGTACCCGGCGGAGTGCAGCACGGTGACGGCGCTGCCGGGCGTGGCCCGCGTGGTGCACTCCAAGGCCTCGTGCACCGTGCACTGGCAGGAGAGCGGCCGGGCgcggcccggggggggggcgcgccccgGGGCCAAGGACCTGCAGACCGCCCAGATCCTGGGCATCCACGGCCCTGCCCCGCCGCCCCGCGGGGGGCCCCGGGCCGGGCGAGGGGCCGACCCCCGGCGGGCCGAGCCCCCGCCCGCCTCCGATCCGCCCGCCGAGCCTGGGGGGGATGAGAggaaggccccgccccctgtggcccctcccccctcccagacgAGCTCGGGGCCCAAGGTGGAGGCGGGAAACGGAGAGGGGCCCGACGCCTGGGCCGGCCCCCCCGAGGAGACGGGcggcgggcccccgggggccccctcGCCCGGTCCGGAGAGGCGCCCCTGCGGCGGCGTGGAGGAcacgcccgccgccgccccctccccggACACCAAgcccccgggggcccgcggcgaggagggcggggccccgcggccccccagcgcgctggaggagaaggagcggcTGGCGGAGGCCATccgggaggggggctggagcgTGGGGGGGGCGGACGGCGTGACGCTGGCGGAGCTCTACCTGATGCTGGGGCGGCCCAGCAAGCTGCAGCTGGAGTACGAGTGgcagccggccccgcccccccccgaccccgcccccgccggcccccccgcccctcagcCACGCCCCCCCAGCGCCAACCGGGTGCTGCGCTGCCTGCTGAGGCTGGTGGCCACCGAGGTCAACCCCAAGCCGCTG gctccaGAGCAGGGCTCCAGCGCCCCGTCGCCCCTCAAGCTGCCCCAGGAGGAGCAGAGCGGGGCCCTCACCCCCCCGGGGaagggccccgcccccgccgtcCGCAGCCCGGGCTGTGGCCgccagcccccctccctgcgGGGGCCCAAGGCCCTCCTGCCCAACGCCGCCGCCG gGGGGCGCCACCTGCCCCGCTCCCTGCTGGGCGCGGCGCCGGGCGGGGACCAGGAGGGCGGGGTGTTCGCCATCCCCACCACGCTGCCGCCCAACAGCTCCCGACACTCCCGCATGTTCTCCCCCAACAAGGAGGCGCAGCTGGCCTTCAGGCAGCAGCTGGACTCCATCAGC ATGCAGTCCGATCTCTTCCTGGCCAAGCAGAAGAAACCACGCAGCAGACAGCTCCGCAAGCCCCTGGTGGTTCAG AGGACCCTGCTGCCGCGGACCACCGGGGACACGCCCCCCCACGtctgctccttctccatccTGTCCAACTCCCCCGCCGCAG GAACCGGCTCCTTCCGGCCAATCCAGACGCGCCTGGCCCCCAcgtcccgccccctcccctccaaagCGTCTCCCGCCAACCCCAGCCTCTCGC GTGCGATCGACCTGGCAGCCAAGTCTGCAGGCATCATCCCGGCCAGCCCCTCCAGGGAGGGGTCCTCGGACCTGCGGGGCCACGCCCTGCTGGACCCCGCGGCCGGGGGCGACGGGGACCTCCGCCCGGACCTCCGCCCGGACCCCGGCCTGCTGCAGCACAACGGCCCCGAG AGCGGGCCCCCTCCGCCCAGGGGCCGGGACCCCGTCCTGCCCCCGCCCAGCGTGGCCTCCCTCCTGGACATCtccctccccggcccccccgaGGAGAGCATGCCGCCGGGGGACGGCCACGCCCACATCAGCGACTCCATCATCGAGCTGGCCATCAACTCCTCCCACTtcg gtgaggaCTCGGCCCTGTCCTCCACCAAGCTGGGCTCCAGTAACGGCTCCAAGCTGCTGGCGGCGTCGCCCCCCGGCAGCCCCTCCCACGGCTGGATCCCCTCGCCCAGCCACGACCCCCAGTGGTACCCCAGCGACTCCTCTGACTCCACGCTGGGCTGCctgctct cCAGCCTGGTGTCTCCTGATAAGGGCCGCCGGCCGTGCCCCTCCGGGCCCTCCAGCGGGACGGCCCTGCTGGGGCCCAGCCTCCTGGACTGCAACTCCCACGACTCCTTCCAGTCCCGGGGCCTCCCGGACGTGGCCGAG ATGGACAGCCAGCTGGCCTGCATGATGAGCGAGAGCAGCGTGGACTACATCGCCCGCTTCAACGACCTCGCCCAGGAGCTGGCCGTGACGGAGCCCTcgcaccctcctccaccctga
- the cramp1 gene encoding protein cramped-like isoform X2, translating to MVKRKKSSSATEEPETGMTLGSREGIGVDGRRNSSRKPEGCEEEEDGETGSEDRDTKGDGAESLHPSTAGSPGLPGPVPPGPVLTEPGPGSAPPPLTSTEPTPPSHDQHHFLRSSVRPPSKRIRKDSVGPAGDGPGGSRSREGGSSSQGASGPSGSAAGAAAGGVSKASRGPADKEEQAGNQKRARRQWESWSAEDKNSFFEGLYEHGKDFEAIQNNIAMKYKKRGKPANMVKNKEQVRHFYYRTWHKISKHIDFANVYTRVLKKSSQELYGLICYAELRKKVGGLMDDKNVTKLNELIQNGATTVRSKGRNLRIKAPMCRALKKLCDPDGMSEEEDQRPARLPLKVAVELQPRTNHSWARVQSLAHNPRLRMMVELHRTVASLIEYLKHKWAFHDERILKSLREREALEGPAGPGPTPPGRPRAEELFLYPAECSTVTALPGVARVVHSKASCTVHWQESGRARPGGGARPGAKDLQTAQILGIHGPAPPPRGGPRAGRGADPRRAEPPPASDPPAEPGGDERKAPPPVAPPPSQTSSGPKVEAGNGEGPDAWAGPPEETGGGPPGAPSPGPERRPCGGVEDTPAAAPSPDTKPPGARGEEGGAPRPPSALEEKERLAEAIREGGWSVGGADGVTLAELYLMLGRPSKLQLEYEWQPAPPPPDPAPAGPPAPQPRPPSANRVLRCLLRLVATEVNPKPLAPEQGSSAPSPLKLPQEEQSGALTPPGKGPAPAVRSPGCGRQPPSLRGPKALLPNAAAGGRHLPRSLLGAAPGGDQEGGVFAIPTTLPPNSSRHSRMFSPNKEAQLAFRQQLDSISMQSDLFLAKQKKPRSRQLRKPLVVQRTLLPRTTGDTPPHVCSFSILSNSPAAGTGSFRPIQTRLAPTSRPLPSKASPANPSLSRAIDLAAKSAGIIPASPSREGSSDLRGHALLDPAAGGDGDLRPDLRPDPGLLQHNGPESGPPPPRGRDPVLPPPSVASLLDISLPGPPEESMPPGDGHAHISDSIIELAINSSHFGEDSALSSTKLGSSNGSKLLAASPPGSPSHGWIPSPSHDPQWYPSDSSDSTLGCLLSSLVSPDKGRRPCPSGPSSGTALLGPSLLDCNSHDSFQSRGLPDVAEMDSQLACMMSESSVDYIARFNDLAQELAVTEPSHPPPP from the exons ATggtgaagagaaagaagagctCGTCCGCCACCGAGGAGCCTGAGACCGG aATGACATTGGGCTCCAGGGAGGGAATCGGTGTCGATGGACGGAGGAATTCGTCCCGAAAGCCAGAAggttgtgaggaggaggaggacggggagacgGGGAGCGAGGATCGCGATACAAAGGGAGACGGAGCGGAGAGCCTTCATCCATCAACCGCAGGCAGCCCGGGGCTCCCCGGCCCGGTGCCCCCCGGCCCGGTGCTGACCGAGCCCGGACCCGGCTCGGCACCACCGCCCCTAACCTCCACTGAACCCACTCCCCCGAGTCACGACCAGCATCATTTTCTCCGATCCAGCGTTCGTCCACCGAGCAAGCGGATCCGGAAGGACTCGGTCGGCCCGGCCGGCGACGGGCCCGGTGGGTCTAGGTCCAGAG AGGgtggctcctcctcccaggGGGCCTCGGGGCCGTCCGGCTCGGCTGCGGGGGCCGCGGCCGGGGGGGTGTCGAAGGCGTCCCGGGGCCCGGCCGACAAAGAAGAGCAGGCGGGGAACCAGAAGAGGGCCCGGCGCCAGTGGGAGTCCTGGAGCGCAGAGGACAAGAACAGCTTCTTCGAGGGGCTGTACGAG catgGGAAGGACTTTGAGGCCATCCAGAACAACATCGCCATGAAGTACAAGAAGAGGGGCAAGCCGGCCAACATGGTGAAGAACAAGGAGCAGGTCCGCCACTTCTACTACCGCACCTGGCACAAGATCTCCAAACACATCGACTTCGCCAACG TGTACACCCGGGTGCTGAAGAAGTCGTCCCAGGAGCTGTACGGACTCATCTGCTACGCCGAGCTGCGCAAGAAAGTAGGAGGAC TCATGGACGATAAGAATGTGACGAAGCTCAACGAGCTCATCCAGaatgg GGCCACCACAGTGCGCTCCAAGGGAAGGAACCTGCGGATCAAAGCCCCCATGTGCCGGGCCCTGAAGAAGCTGTGTGACCCAGACG ggatgagtgaggaggaggaccagaggccCGCCCGCCTCCCCCTGAAGGTGGCCGTGGAGCTGCAGCCGCGCACCAACCACTCCTGGGCCCGCGTCCAGAGCCTGGCCCACAACCCGCGCCTCAG GATGATGGTGGAGCTCCACCGCACGGTGGCCAGCCTCATCGAGTACCTGAAGCACAAGTGGGCCTTCCACGACGAGCGCATC CTGAAGAGTCTGCGGGAGCGGGAGGCTCTGGAGGGCCCCGCGGGCCCCGGGCCCACCCCCCCGGGCCGGCCCCGGGCGGAGGAGCTGTTCCTGTACCCGGCGGAGTGCAGCACGGTGACGGCGCTGCCGGGCGTGGCCCGCGTGGTGCACTCCAAGGCCTCGTGCACCGTGCACTGGCAGGAGAGCGGCCGGGCgcggcccggggggggggcgcgccccgGGGCCAAGGACCTGCAGACCGCCCAGATCCTGGGCATCCACGGCCCTGCCCCGCCGCCCCGCGGGGGGCCCCGGGCCGGGCGAGGGGCCGACCCCCGGCGGGCCGAGCCCCCGCCCGCCTCCGATCCGCCCGCCGAGCCTGGGGGGGATGAGAggaaggccccgccccctgtggcccctcccccctcccagacgAGCTCGGGGCCCAAGGTGGAGGCGGGAAACGGAGAGGGGCCCGACGCCTGGGCCGGCCCCCCCGAGGAGACGGGcggcgggcccccgggggccccctcGCCCGGTCCGGAGAGGCGCCCCTGCGGCGGCGTGGAGGAcacgcccgccgccgccccctccccggACACCAAgcccccgggggcccgcggcgaggagggcggggccccgcggccccccagcgcgctggaggagaaggagcggcTGGCGGAGGCCATccgggaggggggctggagcgTGGGGGGGGCGGACGGCGTGACGCTGGCGGAGCTCTACCTGATGCTGGGGCGGCCCAGCAAGCTGCAGCTGGAGTACGAGTGgcagccggccccgcccccccccgaccccgcccccgccggcccccccgcccctcagcCACGCCCCCCCAGCGCCAACCGGGTGCTGCGCTGCCTGCTGAGGCTGGTGGCCACCGAGGTCAACCCCAAGCCGCTG gctccaGAGCAGGGCTCCAGCGCCCCGTCGCCCCTCAAGCTGCCCCAGGAGGAGCAGAGCGGGGCCCTCACCCCCCCGGGGaagggccccgcccccgccgtcCGCAGCCCGGGCTGTGGCCgccagcccccctccctgcgGGGGCCCAAGGCCCTCCTGCCCAACGCCGCCGCCG gGGGGCGCCACCTGCCCCGCTCCCTGCTGGGCGCGGCGCCGGGCGGGGACCAGGAGGGCGGGGTGTTCGCCATCCCCACCACGCTGCCGCCCAACAGCTCCCGACACTCCCGCATGTTCTCCCCCAACAAGGAGGCGCAGCTGGCCTTCAGGCAGCAGCTGGACTCCATCAGC ATGCAGTCCGATCTCTTCCTGGCCAAGCAGAAGAAACCACGCAGCAGACAGCTCCGCAAGCCCCTGGTGGTTCAG AGGACCCTGCTGCCGCGGACCACCGGGGACACGCCCCCCCACGtctgctccttctccatccTGTCCAACTCCCCCGCCGCAG GAACCGGCTCCTTCCGGCCAATCCAGACGCGCCTGGCCCCCAcgtcccgccccctcccctccaaagCGTCTCCCGCCAACCCCAGCCTCTCGC GTGCGATCGACCTGGCAGCCAAGTCTGCAGGCATCATCCCGGCCAGCCCCTCCAGGGAGGGGTCCTCGGACCTGCGGGGCCACGCCCTGCTGGACCCCGCGGCCGGGGGCGACGGGGACCTCCGCCCGGACCTCCGCCCGGACCCCGGCCTGCTGCAGCACAACGGCCCCGAG AGCGGGCCCCCTCCGCCCAGGGGCCGGGACCCCGTCCTGCCCCCGCCCAGCGTGGCCTCCCTCCTGGACATCtccctccccggcccccccgaGGAGAGCATGCCGCCGGGGGACGGCCACGCCCACATCAGCGACTCCATCATCGAGCTGGCCATCAACTCCTCCCACTtcg gtgaggaCTCGGCCCTGTCCTCCACCAAGCTGGGCTCCAGTAACGGCTCCAAGCTGCTGGCGGCGTCGCCCCCCGGCAGCCCCTCCCACGGCTGGATCCCCTCGCCCAGCCACGACCCCCAGTGGTACCCCAGCGACTCCTCTGACTCCACGCTGGGCTGCctgctct cCAGCCTGGTGTCTCCTGATAAGGGCCGCCGGCCGTGCCCCTCCGGGCCCTCCAGCGGGACGGCCCTGCTGGGGCCCAGCCTCCTGGACTGCAACTCCCACGACTCCTTCCAGTCCCGGGGCCTCCCGGACGTGGCCGAG ATGGACAGCCAGCTGGCCTGCATGATGAGCGAGAGCAGCGTGGACTACATCGCCCGCTTCAACGACCTCGCCCAGGAGCTGGCCGTGACGGAGCCCTcgcaccctcctccaccctga